From the Streptomyces sp. KMM 9044 genome, one window contains:
- a CDS encoding ArsR/SmtB family transcription factor — protein sequence MSNAKVLPLLEPVDGQVAVPCCPPLAERPFTAEEAETAARMFKALGDPVRLRLFSAVASHEGGEACVCDISDVGVSQPTVSHHLKKLKEAGLLTSERRGTWVYYRVEPSVLAAMGNLLTLAPTAA from the coding sequence ATGTCGAATGCGAAGGTGCTGCCGCTGCTGGAACCCGTCGACGGCCAAGTGGCGGTACCGTGCTGCCCGCCGCTCGCCGAGCGCCCGTTCACCGCGGAGGAGGCGGAGACGGCCGCCCGGATGTTCAAGGCCCTGGGCGATCCGGTCCGGCTGCGGCTGTTCTCGGCGGTGGCCTCGCACGAGGGCGGCGAGGCGTGCGTGTGCGACATCTCCGACGTCGGAGTCTCCCAGCCCACCGTCTCCCATCACCTGAAGAAGCTCAAGGAGGCCGGCCTGCTCACCTCCGAACGGCGCGGCACCTGGGTCTACTACCGCGTCGAGCCGTCCGTCCTGGCGGCGATGGGCAACCTGCTGACCCTGGCTCCGACCGCCGCTTGA